atagaaaacaaGACTTTCGATGTTTAATATTGATTGTACAtagcaagaaaaaggaagcCCACAAGAGCTATAATGAAACCCCACGTACTCAATCCGTCACCCCAAGAAAATATCTCCCCAGCTCTACCTTCCGAGCTCTGCAATTCTTGAGATAAACGCGGACAGTTCTGACATTTACTTCCAGATCTTTCTACAAACTTCCTGTTGGCGCCCACCTTTCTGCTTAAAAATCCCAACTCTCAGCCCCTCTCCTCCAGCAAAAATTTCTCCTTCCAAACTCATTTGAATCATCTCCTCTTTGGTTGTTTAGCTCAATTCACCAACAGAAATGGCGTCGGAAACAGCTGCCTCTGACCCATATTCCTTCATTCAAAGGCTCATGAGTTCGAGAGACAGAGACATATCTCTCTTCTTCCCCTTCATCATAGGCCTAAACGCCGCGACCCCACCTCAAGAAACTGAAGATCATGGCGTCCCACGTGAGTCGCCTGATCGGATCATCCTCGTGAACCCTTTTACGCAAGGCATGGTGGTAATAGAAAGAAGCGGCAGCAATAGCAGTAACGGCTCATCGTTAGGCTTTGAAGCTTTGTTCGGAGATGTGTTTTCGGGGAAAAGTGGTCAGCCGCCTGCGTCAAAAGCGTCCATCGATGCTATGGCGAGTGTGGAGATTGTGGGTagtgaaaatgatgatgatcCGTGTGTTATTTGCTTGGAGGAGTGGGAGGCTGGTGAAAAGGCTAAAGAAATGCCTTGCAAGCATAGGTTTCACGGGGAGTGCATAGAGAAATGGCTGAGGATTCATGGGTCTTGTCCTGTTTGTAGATATGAAATGCCTGTggatgaagaagatgatgatgcgaagaagagaagaagtgGAGAGGGTGATGGAGAAAGGAGGAGAGAGATTTGGGTGAGCTTTACATTTGCTAGTGGTAGGAGAAGTGGGGAAAGCAATCAAAGTATTTCTAGTGAAAGCAGTGAGACTAGTGATTCTTTAACAAGTCATCAAGAAACAGAGGGCTAGGAacatatttgttagatttttttttttattcttttttcttgtctttttaatctttttctgTATCTTCTTGTGATGGGAATGACTTGTTTATAGAGCCAAGTTTCTTGTTGAATATCTTTTCtctaaatgaataaattgtgTTTTCAGAAGCAAAACTTCTCTGTTTGACTGTCATTTCTTTGGTATGATCTGCCATATTGATTGGCAGGTGAACTGTTATCTTGAATTCTCAACTCTAGTTGAGGTTAAATTCCTTTCATTCACATCAGAGGATGCTAAAGTCCGCATGATTTCCTTTGGCAATGCAGTTTATGTcgaaataataatgatttctGATAAAGATTAATTTCGGCTATCTTATGTTCACTGATTCATGCTCACTTAAATTTCTGCtttaaatttgagaattaTCACTGACGTTCATATTCTTGACCAGAGGAAGTAATTCTGTCGGAGAAAGCTACAATTCAACACTAATGGTAGATAAATTATTGAGATCACTTTGTGCATCCCTGTTTTTCTGTAGGAGTCCAGTGATTTTCCACGCTTTTGTAGATCACTTTTTTGAGCTATAAAAGTTTGAGGTCTGCAGCTGGCATATAGAACTTAGTGGAGATGTCAATGATTGGAAAATATTGATTCATCAAAGCATGAGGGGAAGCAATTTTGGCTGGATtcttattcttgatttggtaCTTGATACATTTGCTGTAATGCATCAAATAAAGTCATCAACATGAGGTTGAGGTGATCCAGCTGAATTTGGTTGCACGGGGCAACGCTTAACGGCTTTGAACTATAGAGATGAGATGGTGAGGAGGAGCAGTTTTGTTATGACGATGTTACCATGGTCCTGTGTTTTTACAGCTTTTGAGTGATTGTTAACTGGTGAAGAACGAAGAATGCAAGTGTTTGACATCTGGATCTATAAGCAGCAGGAGAACATTATTTGATGGAACAGTTCATGTGAAGTGCAGGCAGCATTAAGAAAGCATATGGGACAGTGCATGTGAAGCAAGTGAAGGCTTCTTCACGAAAAGGGATTTTGTAGGTTGAGCAGATATGTCATCTCTGCTGTATATTTGAGCAGCTTCTCGTCGGTTAGTGGCAGACACTTCCAGCCCACTTGGCATGTGAACTGACTtcaaagaaggaaaataaataaaacatctGGTGCTTGAAAATCCAGGACATGCTGCATGGACCTTTTAGCTGGACCATTTCAGCTAATctgttttctcaaaataaaagaaacagtCATCTATCTAATTATGCAAAAGCTGGCCTAGATTGTGGTGCTGGAGCAAACTAGTTCAGGTTCAAGCTATATCATGAAGAGCTCCCACAATGTAGCAAGAACTAGTGGTTTCGCTTCTGCATTGAACAATGTAATTCGTCCAGCAGAGGTTATAAGTTTATCTAGAATGCTGGAGAGTAGAGAATCAGAGACGATATACTGGCCCGAGTAAGGACTCTGCTTTATTTATTCTGTTTGAACATACAGTTGTCTAGTGTTTAATCTTTCAAGGTAAGTGTACGACCGTAGATAGACTCGATCTAACTAATAAAAAGATCAGGTGAagaaagtaagtttgttttgaAGTTCTGTGTATTTCTTCCTAAATTGCGAATCTGGTCTATTTCACATGTTAGGTAGGGTATCGAATAGATGCTAGCATCTACAGTGAAGTAATAATTCTTTTGCAACTTTTACTCACAACTTAGCTTATGACTGAAGCTTTCAGCCTATGAGTGTAATTCCACTTCCGTCTCCAATTTATAGTAGTAATTGTGGTATGAATGAAAGACTGTTATGCTGCAGAAAGTGAATTCTAGCCAGATATTAGTACGGATCTAATGTCAATGATACCCCAACTGAAATAATTGAGCTATACTCTCTGAGATTATTAACATTAATCTGAAGAGCTACAAGCTTTCTTGGAACCTTCTGCAGCTGAAGCATTGGTAAGAACTTTTGTATCTCCAGCTTGAAGCATAGGTTGGGAGCAACTGGTACTGAGCATCTTGAGTAAGGGATAGATTTGGATACTAATCTGGATGATCTTAGCACTATTCTGCTTGCACcacatggttttattgatATTACTATGCACAGATCAATGAAGAATATAcgctatatatatgttgtatacCTTTAATTTGGATATACCCCAGAAGTTCATTATGGTCCATACACAAAACAATATACACATAATTTCTGTAAGCATTCTATTAGCTAGTAAAAACcaattagtttttatattatacgACTCGTGATGAACTATTAGTACTGTTTCTAGACACTAAAAGTCCCATTGAAGAGTTCGAGTCCATTCAAGTTCAAATCTATCACTTTTGGACCTGAATCAAAGTCATTCAGGGATTTGCA
This region of Sesamum indicum cultivar Zhongzhi No. 13 linkage group LG4, S_indicum_v1.0, whole genome shotgun sequence genomic DNA includes:
- the LOC105159973 gene encoding E3 ubiquitin-protein ligase RING1 yields the protein MASETAASDPYSFIQRLMSSRDRDISLFFPFIIGLNAATPPQETEDHGVPRESPDRIILVNPFTQGMVVIERSGSNSSNGSSLGFEALFGDVFSGKSGQPPASKASIDAMASVEIVGSENDDDPCVICLEEWEAGEKAKEMPCKHRFHGECIEKWLRIHGSCPVCRYEMPVDEEDDDAKKRRSGEGDGERRREIWVSFTFASGRRSGESNQSISSESSETSDSLTSHQETEG